Proteins from a genomic interval of Desulfurispira natronophila:
- a CDS encoding response regulator — protein sequence MEHDSISILKNVNVLYAEDDTALRLRTGKMLRSYFREVILVENGEQALSLFHTHLIHIVITDLKMPRMDGLELAKEIRRLNSHIPIFIISGHAEIQDLLRAIRLNCIDYLIKPACFSRIRETLDACARKIEESGDVLVQIRDNAIFKPLSGELFVDNMILPLTRKERVLLELLTSQRGRTVRKDLIEEQVYERDEMSEAALKNLVLRLRKKIGKDTITSVHSTGYMLK from the coding sequence GTGGAACATGACTCCATTAGCATACTGAAGAATGTTAATGTGCTCTATGCCGAAGATGATACGGCGCTGCGCCTGCGCACCGGAAAGATGTTGCGTAGTTATTTTCGGGAAGTCATACTGGTGGAAAATGGCGAACAGGCACTCAGTCTTTTTCACACGCACCTGATTCACATCGTTATCACTGATCTTAAGATGCCTCGCATGGACGGCCTGGAGTTGGCAAAAGAAATTCGCCGTCTCAATAGCCATATTCCCATTTTTATCATCAGCGGCCATGCCGAAATTCAGGATCTTTTAAGGGCCATTCGCCTTAACTGTATTGATTACCTCATTAAGCCGGCCTGTTTTTCCCGCATCCGGGAGACCTTGGATGCGTGCGCCCGCAAGATCGAAGAGAGCGGCGACGTCTTGGTGCAGATACGTGACAATGCTATCTTTAAGCCCCTCTCCGGCGAGCTCTTTGTTGACAATATGATACTACCTCTTACCCGCAAGGAGCGGGTGCTGCTGGAACTGCTCACTAGTCAGCGGGGTCGCACTGTGCGCAAGGATCTCATCGAGGAGCAAGTCTACGAGCGGGACGAGATGAGTGAAGCCGCCTTGAAAAATCTTGTGCTACGCCTGCGCAAAAAAATCGGCAAAGACACTATCACCAGCGTACACAGCACCGGCTATATGCTGAAATAG
- a CDS encoding SDR family oxidoreductase, giving the protein MQQHTVITGANRGIGLELARHYHRAGWKVTGVCRESSTELDNVADVVLDGIDVACEKSVQRLISALQGKTVDLLINNAGLMQDEVLGKIDLDSLRLQMEVNAFAPLRISEALLPNMPAGSKIANITSRMGSIADNDSGGRYGYRASKAAFNALGRSLAMDLRERKIAVAQLHPGFVKTRMVNFGGFITPEESVAGLVQRIDELNLNNTGSFWHCSGEELPW; this is encoded by the coding sequence ATGCAACAGCATACCGTTATAACTGGAGCCAACCGGGGTATTGGTCTTGAGCTGGCTCGCCATTATCACCGGGCTGGCTGGAAGGTCACCGGGGTCTGTCGTGAGTCTTCAACTGAGTTGGATAATGTGGCCGATGTGGTGCTGGACGGCATTGATGTAGCTTGCGAAAAATCCGTACAGCGTCTGATCAGTGCCCTGCAAGGAAAAACAGTGGATTTATTGATCAATAATGCCGGACTGATGCAGGATGAGGTACTGGGAAAGATTGACCTTGATTCACTGCGCTTACAAATGGAAGTCAATGCCTTTGCACCTCTGCGCATCAGCGAGGCATTGCTGCCCAACATGCCCGCAGGAAGCAAGATTGCCAATATTACCAGCCGCATGGGCTCCATTGCCGACAATGACTCCGGTGGACGCTACGGCTACCGCGCATCCAAGGCAGCTTTCAACGCTCTGGGACGTTCTCTGGCCATGGATCTGCGGGAGCGGAAAATTGCCGTGGCCCAGCTTCACCCTGGTTTTGTCAAGACCCGTATGGTGAATTTTGGCGGATTTATTACTCCAGAAGAATCGGTTGCCGGACTGGTGCAACGCATTGATGAGCTGAACCTGAACAACACGGGATCTTTTTGGCACTGCAGTGGCGAGGAGCTCCCTTGGTAG